The nucleotide sequence AGTATTTACAATATTTTCTTCAAGAGAATTGATGGAAAAGTATTCTTTAAAATTAATACTGTTAACTTCAATTTTAGTAATAAATTGATCACCTAATTCACTACTTAGTTGTAATTGAATTAAATTATCTTGAGATTGAGTAGAAACTTGCTTAATAAGATTGCCAGCTTCATCTAATAGACTAAGTTTAAGTTGCTCTGGTAATGCTTTTTTATCGTCTGAAGAAAGAATTTGCAAGTGAATATTGTAGTGATCGAAGTCAATTGATTGAATAGTAACGCAAAAGATAATAAAGTCTTGCGTCAAATTGATTAATTTTGCTCTGGTAACTGATGTTGTTTCTTGAGACGTATTACTGCGCCACGCAAACGCTGAGATTGTTTCTACAGGTTGCCAATTTTCTCCGAAAGAATTCTGAAACCATTGACTTAAATTTTCCCATTTGTTTGTTTGAGAAATAGTTTTCAAACGAATATTGGTAATAGAAACACCTAATAATTTTTCAAGTTCTCCTGATTGCCAGAGTTGCT is from Crocosphaera subtropica ATCC 51142 and encodes:
- a CDS encoding DUF1822 family protein — its product is MEMNENQPKNSLTLRGTTEAFEYLQQLWQSGELEKLLGVSITNIRLKTISQTNKWENLSQWFQNSFGENWQPVETISAFAWRSNTSQETTSVTRAKLINLTQDFIIFCVTIQSIDFDHYNIHLQILSSDDKKALPEQLKLSLLDEAGNLIKQVSTQSQDNLIQLQLSSELGDQFITKIEVNSINFKEYFSINSLEENIVNTSSTVQLIPQTNTQLDKWFSGQFFHDWKPTKFTTEKEDDSEVSGIKQISLTPDITLTLEIRQQRIAQNKLELHLRISKINKSIYLPKKLELMILDQSNHKIPNLAAKADEDHWLQLKFTASPGDNFKIYLKLEHSNFLESFIV